Sequence from the Drosophila innubila isolate TH190305 chromosome 3L unlocalized genomic scaffold, UK_Dinn_1.0 0_D_3L, whole genome shotgun sequence genome:
GGAATAATAACCCAGAAGATCGGACGTGTATGAAACATTTATTGTGTAAATTACCCGAGGCAACAGAATAGATTAATTCTCAATTATCATGAACAAAACCATGAGCGAAAATTGAGAATATtaactgttttaaaattacatttttccttttatcatatttaaaaactgcTTATACCCATTTTTTACTTCTACTCGTATACTTTTTCTGAatgctaaaaaatatatttgtaattctgTAATACacagcttaaaataaaaattgtttaaacttaaaatatattgcatttttgtgatatttatttacataaaagtTCTAGGAAAACtcgataaaaatttgtaacatatggtttcaacttttattagCATAGCATTAATTAGCTTTCGTTTCAGATACAAtttaaacaagggggctccgccccctgctcgcttcgctcgcctacccccggctcgcttcgctcgcggtgaggtgcggctacagtcgagcacgctcgacagtaggataccctgagcccatgtactcttttataaaagttgattgttgcccattttcaatgggctcagggtatcaaaaattacacacgcgaaactacactgataaaaaaaatgttctaaaatcaagattttggtctcagaactaagatttttggtctaaaaaatgcgtcgagaacatcaaattcttgaattaagagaactaatcttgattttaagaacattttaaataagaccaagttcttatttaaagaataaatgttcttaaaattaaattcaaaaaataaaataaatgaaaattattttttgtatttatattttttttatttttaaattttgatttatttgtattttattctgtttcagtaattttataaatgttattttattttgttatgagggggattcgaaccgccgcctactgcttcacaactgcagcggcctctctaaccagagcgccacggtgccatcatttgtttgatacgaattAGTACCTaattatactttcctaacaatttaagatttttattcttataataagattttaagattttttagattaataatcttagttttagtaatttggtcttaaaataatcttattttaagaacaaaatatttaagatgaatgttcttgattttagaacttggtcttttttttcagtgtatgaacaactttcggttttctgaagtcactgtgcttatcactgcagactacgttattaatgcctcactgaactaatacatcactcgattacgattacgacttgcgatttaccaatttatcaatttctaattaattttaaataagtttaatataataaactttaatataataaacttgtttaaaattaattagaaattgataaattggtaaatcgcaagtcgtaatcgtaatcgcttgcaatcgatgtagagtgtgtcaagagtagccacaaactacaactttgctcagcctgcaatctggcagcacccattttcctctctcactctctccctcttacgcaacaaattcaagcctgccaaaggctgctgcagtgcgcgcgaaatttgaaataaaaggcaatgtctaattttatgagattcttaaagcggaaaatgctaagtttttttttacaacgataataagcagatacttattatatatatgtgtaaggaatcgaaaatattaataattaaaattattattttgcagctttcagtgctcggcaaagatgcaagagtagtgctgcaaaatgatcgctatttctctcatgcaatttcatacatacatagctatcagcttctgctgatttttggcatgcaaaaatacatatttatatattaacacaattatattttaatcaaattgtatatttgtatatacataaattatacattaacattttcattacatgatatcgataatatttttgcttatcgcttaattcttatttggtaccaaaaaaaaatgggtactaattcgttttgtctttgtgcgccttgcatacaaacgtgaacatgctgtctcgctcgcacgtttgatttgccatcaaatgtaattattcaactaaatctaaattcgaaataacttctttatttatgggtcaatcgctttgaaattttcagggtcgtttaatacgcatacttctcaactgattgttcagttagggagtgctatgtcaaaaattgcgtcTGTAAATCGTTtggtgcaatttgtgggcgaagggggcgtggcacctaaaattggaaacaaacttgacctgcgtatggtatccaggaacctacataacaaatttgaagtctctaggtcatatagtacttgaaatcgaagcccaaaagaaaattggtactatttcttactgtgtttgtgcgccttgcatacaaacgtgaacatgctgtctcgctcgcacgtttgatttgccatccaaatgtaattattcaactaaatctaaattcgaaataacttctttatttatgggtcaatcgctttgaaattttcagggtcgtttaatacgcatacttctcaactgattgttcagttaggagtgctatgtcaaaaattgcgcctgtaaatcgtttttttcaatttgtgggcgaagggggcgtggcatcaaaaattgaaaacaaacttgacctgcgtatggtattcacaaacctgcattccaaatttgaagtctctagcacttacagtctctgagatcgacgcgttcaaacagacggacagacagacggacagacggacagacggacagacggacagacagacggacagggctagatcgactcggctgttgatcctgatcaagaatatatatactttatggggtctgccacccctccttctgcctgttacatacattctgccaaacacattatacccttttttgcccattttcaatgggctcagggtataaaaaatcaatgaagAAATAacatatcaaaattttatagtcTGGATGATGACTTCCTTAATAAagtctgttttatttttaggctTCTAAAGCAAGTTCCTGACCATATTGgggtaaaattaaattattatatcatatatgtAGATGAGATAGGAGCGAAATGTTGCTGTTCCTTgaaatatatcaataaatcttacaaattgtatttatggtattgtgttatatatcctaaccaaatttgCTTCACATCGATCTATTACATATACCTGCAATTAGAAGGATAGATCGAAAATccagttttagtatgaaaaacatttgttttttttttctgtcttgtatatatttatcttatgTATCCAGACCAAATTTAGTACAAATCGGTAcagtatattataaatttagatgATGCCTAAAAGAGTGCAATACTTTTGAAGATCCGACTTTTAGGCAAGGGCTTTAAGACTGGGGTGGAAAGCTTACAGTTCAATTTTAGTAACTGTGAGACATTTTAAGCAACGAAAATACCTTATTAACACAGAATTAAGATGTGAAtcagtgcaaatatttataacaaagaGATGACGAACAAAGCAAATTGGgtgtgaaataatttatatttaatacaagaGTTGTTCCCTGCTTTCATCGTTTTCACAGTTGACTTCAGCACCCTCAGCTAGGAAGAACACAATCCTCCGCCAATAAACAGATGTGGAAACAGCAAATACGATTTTTAGggtaattaaattacttttgtgGTCACTTTCGCCAatagttttttaatacattcCACTTTCAAActtatcaatttaatattttagtgaAACAGAAGACTCCTCTTCTTCGTTTTCTTCCGATTCACCGCAGAGTTGTCGAATACTACTGTAGTGAATATTTGTAACTCTATCGGTAGAGCTGTGAAAGATCGGACATGGGCGTAATCCGTCAACTGACACTGATAGTCCTGGAAAGGACTTCTAGTGTTATATCCTTTTTTGATTCATTGAATAATTTAGCGATTAAAGAGGTCTCTCAAAAAGGGAGTAATTATGATGCCCTGACCGAGGAAACGCCTCAAGAAACCTTTAACAGGGTGAACTCTCGTGACAGAAAACTGAATAGCTTGAATACTGGTGATAAAGAGGTAACGCCTTAAAAGACCTATAATAAAAAACCTATATTAATGTAAGCAATTTCAGATACTCGGATCTGGAGCCTTCGGCGTTGTCTATAAATCTCATTTTAACGATCTTCCATGTGCTATAAAAGAAGTCTTTGTAAAAGATGACGATGccaagaaaaatattgaaaggGAAGTGAAATATTTATCCCAAGCTatccataaaaatattatcgagCTGTATGGTACGGTGGAGGACAAGGATTCCAAATTTGGGATTGCGATGGAGTTTGCAGACTGTGGAACACTCTATGActacatacataataaaaagGGAGACCAGATGCGAAGTGAATATTCAGATTCGACTGCTCTAAGTTGGATGTGCCAATTAGCCGAAGTAagattaattcaaattaaatttctacatataatcgtaatcgtaataaTTTTCCACATAATGTAGGGTCTTGAATATTTACATGCCATGAAGCCGAAGCCAATTATCCATCGGgatattaaaaccaaaaacttgTTACTTACCGACAATTATCGAGTATTGAAGATCGCAGATTTTGGTACAACTAGAGAACAGGCTACTTTGATGACAAAGGATTATGTTGGAACACCCGAATATATGGCACCTGAGGTCTGTGCTAGTTCTTATATATAACTAACTTAAAcgcaattatttttgtacaaaCAGATTTCCGTAAGCTTCACGTATTCGGAGAAAAGCGATGTTTACAGCTATGGCATCGTTTTCTGGGAGGTGATGTCTCGAAAGAAAcccttttattatttaacaaatgaaGAACCACTCATCATTATGGAAAAAGTCACTAAAGGTTAGTAAATAGTCAAATTCTCGTTAGCTCTCTTAACATTTTGACCACTTCAGGTGAACGGCCTCCCATCGAGGATACAAAGGATCTCAAGAATGTAAGAAACTTGATTGAAAAGTGCTGGGATAAAAATCCAGAAAAACGACCATCAATGCACAATTTAGTATCCGAATTAAGcattctataaatattattcgtTCCAATCTATTAATTTTGAGTATTCGAAATAAATGTACCACATTTTTATAcgtactaaataaatatttcctatttatatcttaaaaaataactcaTTTCGAGATAAAATGAAGATCCGCaaccttattttattttgaattctgAATTTCATTCTTCCATCGCGGCCTTATTTGTGGTATTCTTGAAGTTATACACGTATTATCTTTCTATAATTAGTTActtacttaatttattgtgtttgatttcgttttaatatatttttttttatttgcatcgAAGTTCCTTACAAATTGGGGCTGCCAACTCTACAGAATTTCCCAATCTGGaaacttgttctaatttaataaaaaaaaaaattcagttgcaacttcgaaaatttgactaatttgaaatttttcttattttttaagctagaattttttaaatttttgcagagtttttgttggaatttcctcgattttatgatatgcttttttcaataaaatttttaacttctaTTCCCTTGGGTTGACgagcttcaaaattaaaattaaaatttatacatatttttttgaatttcgaatttttaattttcatcaaaatgtaaattaatttcaaagttattgcattttaaaattagcatgaactaaaatttaaattttcgctCGTTTGGAACGATTGTCATCGATAGATATCGCTAAGAATCCAGCAAGATCGACGGACCGCCACATATTTGACGCTGTTGCGCCATCTAGCGGACAGCTTTGCAACTAGTTTGCTGCACAACAAAGTTCACTAAATAGCCGCTAGCTGGCGCCAAGTTTAGTCGATACAACAACCTGAATTGCAGACACATGtaccaaatataataataaacaaaattaaagtaaacataATGCACAATtcgattaaatatttacaaataaaatatacttgaATTTTGCACTTTGGTCTCTAGAATATATGTGGTATCGAATTTGCTACTACTTAAGAATAGATTTCaccataaataaacaaaatgtcgcGTCGTTAACTGAATCAtagtttaaacaaaaaagagaaTTCAGTACATGGAGGAAGAAGCAGTTTAAAATCACAGAACACAGTCGGGTTCATTAACCCATAACAAAACACGTTTCGTAGAATGCaatcaagaagaagaagaagaaaaagtacTTGTAGTACTTAGTACTCAGATTTCACAAGGTTGGACATTGATGTCGTCATAACCTCGAAGAGGTCGGAAGTTAAAGAAGAAGACAAAATGTGGGTCAAAAAACACTTTCACAAAATGCGCGCCAATTGCATTTGCCGGTAGATGCACCCTACCTCagttgagagagagagagagagagggagagacactgcaagagagagagagagcgagagaggaaTCACGTTAGATTGCAGAATTGAGCGTGAATcacttgcaaaaaaaatcatagtttatgtgtgtgtgttgtctgtCACGAACGCCGCTTTTGTCTCCTCCCCTTTAACCTGAAAGCCCCGCTGCCTAgagtctctctctttctccctctctcactctcactctctctcaaaCTCTTTATCACTTACACTCTCAGTCAATTGAGCATAAGTTATGACGTCACAGCGCCTTGCAAATCGCTATatttctgttaattcaattatttaataattttcactAATTTCATAGTAAACTACTGAGTTAATCAAGTTTCCCTATATATAGGGTATGCATCATTTCAATATAAGTTTGTCCATTGACATTGtgttaataaattcattttgtccCTCATacctaaaaattttatataaattccaAGTAAAAATtacgaaaacaaaatatatatttaaataaaagatagatttctaaaatattaaaaaaaaattattttaaatataaagctttaacgaaattatttaaaccaatgtctaaataactttaaaatgttaataatgtcaaataataaataattaatatagcttaaatgatattatttgaacaaatgtataaataattttttaatattaataaaacttacatatgtatataaactaataatagctaaatatatttaaataaaattgtttaacttgTAATTGGATTAATGTAGCATAAACTAAATACAactgaatataatttaaaaaaaaaactctaaataatttaaaagtgtaaataaatttgacataaacaacaaaaatctacaatgtttcaataaaaataaaagtaaatattcaaCGTAATATTGTTCCAATGTTTGAAatagcataattaaaataaataaaacagcaaaaatagtttattaaatttattaatttattttatttaaattttttattgtttattgaatttttgtttatatatttaatatattaataatatatttaatatttctattatataataattttgaaaatatttttgactatcttatttggatttttaaagaatagataaaattttaaaatataagttttatataaaaaaaataattagattgtaaattttaagGGTTTATTAGAGAGTTTAGTCtggatttgtttttaaatttattccaaattatttgacatgtaaactttaaatatgtattacttGCAACTTGCTGCATCTGAAGTCTAGCAAACTATTTAGTTGCATGCCACAGCTGCTTGGCTCTTGGCCAAATTTTCGGCAACAGAAGAGAGtgtatctatctatctttttatctttgtatctttggTTAGTCTTCTACCCCAGCTGTGTGATCTGCGGCACGTGCGTTGCCTTGAGGTCCAAATTGTTGTgcttccacacacacacacacacacaccaatacacatactcatacacactcacacacacactctaatAGCTAgacagctgctgttgtcaCGCGGCTGCAACCACCGGCAAATAGAATTGCAGATCAATGTATCTGCCAGATACATTTCTAAGCAgtcatgtatatatatatatatgtatatttttaatgcacgGCACGAGGCAAAACTCCCCCGCAACTCCAGgaataaacaaatcaaattcagGCTAAAAATATCCAAGAAAATGAGAAGGCCAAAACGAAataaacagagagagaaagagagaaaaaagcaGCACAGAGGTCACCTTCAAAGTTAATAGGGAATGAAGTCGAAATAAAAACTCTGGAGAGACtggagagagaggaaaagagagggagagttaGGGAGaggcagaaagagagagagagagattaaCCGGCCTCTGAGTGGCTTTCACAATGCCGTTTAGGCCATTTCGTCATTCATCCTGACTCTGCAgctgacagcgacagcgacgctgacgtcgacgtcgacgtcagcagCTGCAGAGAGAGGCAACTACAAAATCCAGCGGCAACAACGAAATTCCAACGAGTCTCAAACAGTTCGCAACGAGCGCGCAAACAGAACGGAACATCGACAAcctctctaaaaaaaaaagaggcattaatattatcataaaatcAATCCAGTGAATTccaaataaagcaaacaaaaaagtaagcaaaattaaacacaaaacATAGCTAACAAaaagtattataaattaaattattgcctGTGCTAGTTAAAAGTATTTCTTCAAGTGCAGTAGTTTTACTTCCTGCTCCAAAGTGCATTCAACTTCCGCCCTTGGCCTTGTGCTGGGTCACTTCCTGTCTGCTTGtcccccttttttttgtatatatataaaaactgtgctttcactttcactttcgttttcgttttcctCGCAACGCATGCGTCGGTTTTTCCCAGCCAAAAACAGCTGTTCCACATTTtccgtttttcttttttttttttaaattcagccACATTTGACTTTGAAAGAAGgtcatttaatattgtttcTGGCCTATTTGCTTGCAACAAGTGAGCTAGTCCAGTGTTGCATGACGAAAACTAGATAAATCGGTAATAGTTGTTATAGGCAATGATCTCATACTATCTACTCATAACTATTTAAAGTAGTTGTCTATTcagaaactacaaaaaaagttcagTTTTGCATTGAAAAGTGGcgagtttttataaattaactatataatttatagcaATGTTATTAGTTGACTTTTCTTAactatttattacaaaaatcaaGCGTATGTTCTAAGCGAACTCGGAATTCCCTTAATATATCTTGCTGAAACTTGACAGAGCTGCTTCTTTAAGCTGTACATCCGATATAAACTAGTTTTGACCTTATTACAACactatatattcaatatatcgTGCATATCATCATTTGAGAGTAGagttgaaatttgtaaaaaaccTATTTCTATTCTAAAATATACCAACTAACTACTGCAATTAcccttataaatatattttacgcATATTTTGCGAATTTTCTCCAGATCGGaacactttatcatataggaTTAGTAAGAACCCTTggtgaaatatatatttgttttctgtAATACTTCAACTAAACTCAATGTTTACcctctttaatttaatttcttcatcccaaccaatttttttcaaagttgtatactatttcatatagaaACCATCAGTTATATTACAGCTATGATATATATTCCTCGAAATTGAAGAAAAGTGTTAGTTTCTCAAATATCTTGACTAAACTCAATATATACACTTGTTATTATGTTTTTGACATATTGAACAAATTTTCCCCAAATCAGATAACTATACCAcaagagaaaaacaaatttgtgcttttttttaaagtgccaataaagtttaatattaactattttaaacagctgcaacaaatcTTTTGCAAATCTCGACATCTTATGGTTAAAACctaaattataaaaaccaCTTGTTTCTATACATTTCTTTAAAAGCCTATAATAATGCCagctttgttttaaataaagcaattgCAGTTTATAGCTCAGCTGAAactcttttattattactaaTTTTCTTGTGTAAAccacaattttaattagaaaacgTTCAAGTTCAGGGTAAGGGCAACAAAATTGcacatttctaattaaaaacgtGCTCATATGGTTTATAGTAAAagcatatataaacatttgaaTAACGCTGATAAGCAGCTGCCAATTGTTGCTAATCTTATCAGTtaacttttttcaaatattagcGTAGACTCAATAACGAGCTACATTGAAACCCTTAAATGGATCACACCCCCTAGAAAATATACgtcattatatttaaaaataaataaacttattcaTTTGCTGTTGTAGTAAATAATCTTGCATCGTAATTGAGCATTTAGATTACTAATCGATTGTTTGTGTGTAATTATTAAGTGACTTATCAATTGATAAGACATTTATTGATAGCAAAGTGATTTGTTAATGATGAATTACATCATAATGAAGTTTGCTTAACTGTTGCAAATTCTTCGCAGgtctttttgataaaaaaaaatataacttacaCCCATTAGGGAGGAGGGGTTAATGAGGTTTATTGGCTTGAATGCCAATTGGaattgttgtgcgtgtgtgtggcatgtgacGCCTTGACCGCCCCTTTCTCCTCTCCTTCCTCTCTTTGCCACTGTCAGTCACATATAAAACTCACAACTGCgcgcaaaatgaaaaattataataaatttctagTTTTTCGGCAATGTTGCGTTGTGGTTTCTCTTCCATAAGTTGCTGCGTGTGGAGCAGTCggcaaatttatataaatatgaccTTCATGAAGGTTAAACAACGCCGACACATAGGTCTGTGAGTtggtgtttgtgtgagtgttgcGAGATTTTTCCACTTTTACTAGTTCTTATTAAgtacactgacaaaaaaaaaaccactgttaagatcaaaaatataattcataacaaactgtttttaaaaatataacaaacttGAAGAGacaaatatatagaaaagtaatacaattattaatgataatacaataaacatgtttttccaatttttaggAATTTGCAGTTTTCGagcattttctaaattaatgcTTTAATAAATGTGATTTTGTGTTGAATATATAAAAGGTTTCTTTcactattttcaaatatatagaaaagtaATACaactattaataataatacaataaacatgttttcccaatttttgggaatttttagttttggagcattttctaaataaaagcatttataaatGTGAATTTGTGTTGAATATATAGACAGTTTCTTtcactattttaaaatatatagaaaagtaATACAATCATTAATGATTAGATTATTAGATGAATTAGATACAATAAAGAtgttttcacaatttttagaaatatttagtttttgagcattttttaattgaaagatTTTATAAATCTAATTTTGTGTTGAATTTATATAGACAGTTTCTTTTACTATTTTTCAGTAAGTACACTGAGGAAATATAACAAgaagtcaaaaatatttatcttatttattcactaaaacaaaaagaaaacttaaaaaaattaaccaacactaaacaataaaaattttcctaatatcgtaaaattttctatatttttaaaagtctgTAAAGGGTCTTCAAATTACTATTTGTAATGCCAAGAATTTTCGtttaacaaatatgtataaaaatatatttatcaatattttttcttagtgTACTACACGCTAATTTGAATATCAACAATGCACACGTGACACTAATTCTTCCTTTCTTTTTCTCCTTTAATTCATTTGTCCCACTCTAGCAATGGCCGCCGTTAAGGACAGTCTATTGGCCCAAGTGGCTGAGGTGTTGCCCAGCTCGGGTCACAAGGTCACCGT
This genomic interval carries:
- the LOC117787765 gene encoding mitogen-activated protein kinase kinase kinase 7-like, which gives rise to MGVIRQLTLIVLERTSSVISFFDSLNNLAIKEVSQKGSNYDALTEETPQETFNRVNSRDRKLNSLNTGDKEILGSGAFGVVYKSHFNDLPCAIKEVFVKDDDAKKNIEREVKYLSQAIHKNIIELYGTVEDKDSKFGIAMEFADCGTLYDYIHNKKGDQMRSEYSDSTALSWMCQLAEGLEYLHAMKPKPIIHRDIKTKNLLLTDNYRVLKIADFGTTREQATLMTKDYVGTPEYMAPEISVSFTYSEKSDVYSYGIVFWEVMSRKKPFYYLTNEEPLIIMEKVTKGERPPIEDTKDLKNVRNLIEKCWDKNPEKRPSMHNLVSELSIL